The following are encoded in a window of Streptomyces sp. SAT1 genomic DNA:
- a CDS encoding IS110 family transposase yields the protein MPELWAGTDAGKAEHHCTVIDADGEKALSRRVPNSEDELLQLLGDVLDLADGDPVTWAVDLNAGGAALWIALLVNHGQRLFYIPGRTVHHASGSYRGDGKSDAKDAFVIADQARMRRDLQPLQETSGIAVDLKILTGRRMDLSADRTRAVNRLRAQILEYFPALERAFDYSTSKTALVLLTGYQAPAALRRIGRARLTTWLKNHGVRTLNVAKSAADAAVTAAEAQFTVVPGEKTAAKMVHTLAREVMALDEEIAQTNALIQGRFREHPDAEVITSMPGIGDMLGAEFIAATGGDMAAFGSPDRLAGVAGLAPVPRDSGKVSGNLRRPRRYSRRLLRMFYLSAQTATVHCPQSRTFYQRKRAEGKSHKQAVLALARRRLNVLWALIRDHRTFAAVAPQPAAAAA from the coding sequence GTGCCCGAACTGTGGGCGGGGACGGATGCGGGCAAGGCCGAGCACCACTGCACCGTGATCGATGCGGACGGTGAGAAGGCGCTCTCGCGCCGGGTGCCGAACAGCGAGGACGAGCTGCTGCAGCTGCTCGGTGACGTCCTGGACCTCGCCGACGGCGACCCCGTCACCTGGGCGGTCGACCTCAACGCCGGCGGCGCCGCGCTGTGGATCGCGCTGCTGGTCAACCACGGACAGCGGCTGTTCTACATCCCCGGCCGGACCGTGCACCACGCCTCCGGGTCCTACCGCGGCGACGGCAAGAGCGACGCCAAGGACGCCTTCGTCATCGCCGACCAGGCCCGCATGCGCCGCGACCTCCAGCCGCTGCAGGAGACCAGCGGGATCGCGGTCGACCTGAAGATCCTGACCGGCCGCCGCATGGACCTGTCCGCCGACCGCACCCGGGCCGTCAACCGGCTGCGAGCGCAGATCCTGGAGTACTTCCCCGCCCTGGAGAGGGCCTTCGACTACAGCACCTCCAAGACCGCGCTCGTCCTGCTGACCGGATACCAGGCCCCGGCCGCCCTGCGCCGGATCGGCCGGGCCCGGCTGACCACCTGGCTCAAGAACCACGGCGTCCGCACCCTGAACGTCGCCAAGAGCGCCGCCGACGCCGCCGTCACCGCCGCCGAGGCGCAGTTCACCGTCGTTCCCGGGGAGAAGACCGCCGCGAAGATGGTCCACACCCTGGCCAGGGAGGTGATGGCCCTCGACGAGGAGATCGCCCAGACCAACGCCCTCATCCAGGGCCGGTTTCGCGAACATCCCGACGCCGAAGTGATCACCAGCATGCCCGGCATCGGCGACATGCTCGGGGCGGAGTTCATCGCCGCGACCGGTGGTGACATGGCCGCCTTCGGCAGCCCCGACCGGCTCGCCGGCGTTGCCGGACTCGCCCCCGTCCCCCGCGACTCGGGCAAGGTCAGCGGCAACCTGCGCAGGCCCAGACGCTACAGCCGCCGACTCCTGCGGATGTTCTACCTCTCCGCCCAGACCGCCACCGTGCACTGCCCGCAGTCCAGGACCTTCTACCAGCGCAAACGCGCCGAAGGAAAGTCCCACAAGCAGGCCGTCCTCGCGCTGGCCAGACGCCGCCTGAACGTGCTCTGGGCCCTGATACGCGACCATCGGACCTTCGCGGCCGTCGCGCCCCAACCCGCTGCCGCAGCGGCATGA
- a CDS encoding glycoside hydrolase family 13 protein, with product MGQPTPARSSRADDAWWRSAVIYQVYVRSFADGDGDGTGDLAGVRSRLPYLAALGVDALWFNPWYLSPMKDGGYDVADYRTVDPAFGTLAEAEKLIAEARELGIRTIVDIVPNHVSDQHPWFRAALAGGGERELFHFRPGRGAHGELPPNDWTSEFGGPAWTRLPDGAWYLHLFAPEQPDLNWAHPAVRQEHEDILRFWFERGVAGVRIDSAALLAKDPRLPDFTPGRDPHPYVDRDELHDVYRSWRRIADEYGGVFVGEVWLPDSERFARYLRPDELHSAFNFAFMACPWEAARLRRSIDETLAEHAPVGAPATWVLCNHDVTRTVTRYGRADTGFDFAAKAFGTPTDPVLGTRRARAAALLSLALPGAVYVYQGEELGLPEADIPPARIEDPMHVRSGGTDPGRDGCRVPLPWAADAPHAGFGTGADREPWLPQPAGWAAHAVDRQQRDPGSMLALYREAIRLRPHFGDAPLTWHDAPDGVLSFRRAEGTACVVNLGADPVAPPAHTRLLLASGPLDDSGRIPQDTAVWLRD from the coding sequence GTGGGACAGCCCACCCCTGCCCGGAGCAGCCGCGCCGACGACGCCTGGTGGCGCTCCGCCGTCATCTACCAGGTGTACGTCCGCAGCTTCGCCGACGGCGACGGCGACGGCACCGGAGACCTCGCCGGCGTCCGCTCCCGGCTGCCGTACCTCGCCGCACTCGGCGTGGACGCCCTGTGGTTCAACCCCTGGTACCTGTCCCCGATGAAGGACGGCGGCTACGACGTCGCCGACTACCGAACGGTCGACCCCGCCTTCGGCACCCTCGCCGAGGCCGAGAAACTCATCGCCGAGGCCCGCGAGCTGGGCATCCGCACCATCGTCGACATCGTGCCCAACCACGTCTCCGACCAGCACCCCTGGTTCCGGGCCGCGCTGGCCGGCGGCGGCGAGCGCGAGCTGTTCCACTTCCGGCCCGGCCGCGGCGCCCACGGCGAACTCCCGCCCAACGACTGGACGTCCGAGTTCGGCGGCCCGGCCTGGACCCGGCTGCCCGACGGCGCCTGGTACCTGCACCTGTTCGCCCCCGAACAGCCCGACCTCAACTGGGCGCACCCGGCCGTCCGCCAGGAGCACGAGGACATCCTGCGGTTCTGGTTCGAGCGGGGCGTCGCCGGGGTCCGCATCGACTCCGCGGCCCTGCTCGCCAAGGACCCCCGCCTGCCCGACTTCACCCCGGGCCGCGACCCGCACCCCTACGTCGACCGCGACGAACTCCACGACGTCTACCGCTCCTGGCGCCGGATCGCCGACGAGTACGGCGGCGTCTTCGTCGGCGAGGTGTGGCTCCCCGACAGCGAGCGCTTCGCCCGCTATCTGCGCCCCGACGAACTGCACAGCGCCTTCAACTTCGCCTTCATGGCCTGCCCCTGGGAGGCGGCCCGGCTGCGCCGCTCCATCGACGAGACCCTGGCCGAGCACGCGCCCGTGGGCGCCCCCGCCACCTGGGTGCTGTGCAACCACGACGTCACCCGGACCGTCACCCGCTACGGCCGCGCCGACACCGGCTTCGACTTCGCCGCCAAGGCGTTCGGCACCCCCACCGACCCGGTCCTCGGCACCCGCCGGGCCCGCGCGGCGGCCCTGCTGTCCCTGGCCCTGCCCGGCGCCGTCTACGTCTACCAGGGGGAGGAGCTGGGCCTGCCCGAGGCGGACATCCCGCCGGCGCGCATCGAGGACCCGATGCACGTACGCTCCGGCGGCACCGACCCGGGCCGTGACGGCTGCCGGGTCCCGCTGCCCTGGGCGGCCGACGCCCCCCACGCCGGCTTCGGCACCGGCGCGGACCGGGAACCGTGGCTGCCGCAGCCCGCGGGCTGGGCCGCCCACGCCGTCGACCGGCAACAGCGCGACCCCGGCTCCATGCTGGCCCTGTACCGGGAGGCGATCCGGCTCCGCCCGCACTTCGGCGACGCCCCCCTCACCTGGCACGACGCCCCCGACGGGGTCCTCTCCTTCCGCCGCGCCGAGGGCACGGCCTGCGTGGTCAACCTCGGCGCCGACCCCGTGGCACCACCCGCTCACACCCGACTCCTGCTGGCCAGCGGACCCCTGGACGACTCGGGCCGCATCCCGCAGGACACGGCGGTCTGGCTGCGCGACTGA
- a CDS encoding carbohydrate ABC transporter permease has product MSSTRTLVSPAALARPRGKVLYWTVFTGVVLLFALAFLFPVYWMVTGALKSPDEVAQTPPTLVPEQWHLSAYTDAWDLMQLPRHLWNTLVQAAGAWAFQLVLCTAAAYALSKLRPAFGKVILGGILATLMVPAQALVVPKYLTVADLPLLHTSLLNDPLAIWLPAVANAFNLYLLKRFFDQIPRDVLEAAEIDGAGKLRTLWSIVLPMSRPVLGVVSIFALVAVWQDFLWPLMVFSDTDKQPIGVALVQLSQNIQLTVLIAAMVIASIPMVALFLVFQRHIIAGISAGSTKG; this is encoded by the coding sequence ATGAGCAGCACCCGTACCCTCGTCTCCCCGGCGGCCCTGGCCCGCCCGCGCGGCAAGGTCCTCTACTGGACCGTCTTCACCGGTGTGGTGCTGCTGTTCGCGCTCGCCTTCCTCTTCCCCGTCTACTGGATGGTCACCGGCGCCCTGAAGTCGCCGGACGAGGTGGCGCAGACCCCGCCCACCCTGGTGCCCGAGCAGTGGCACCTGAGTGCCTACACCGACGCCTGGGACCTGATGCAACTGCCCCGGCACCTGTGGAACACCCTCGTCCAGGCGGCCGGCGCCTGGGCCTTCCAACTCGTCCTGTGCACCGCCGCCGCCTACGCCCTGTCCAAGCTGAGACCGGCCTTCGGCAAGGTGATCCTCGGCGGCATCCTCGCCACCCTGATGGTCCCGGCCCAGGCGCTGGTCGTACCGAAGTACCTCACCGTCGCCGACCTGCCGCTCCTCCACACCAGCCTGCTCAACGACCCCCTCGCCATCTGGCTGCCGGCCGTCGCCAACGCCTTCAACCTCTACCTGCTCAAACGGTTCTTCGACCAGATACCGCGGGACGTCCTGGAGGCCGCCGAGATCGACGGCGCCGGAAAACTGCGCACCCTGTGGTCGATCGTGCTGCCGATGTCGCGGCCCGTGCTCGGCGTGGTGTCCATCTTCGCGCTGGTCGCCGTCTGGCAGGACTTCCTGTGGCCGCTGATGGTCTTCTCCGACACCGACAAGCAGCCCATCGGCGTGGCCCTCGTCCAGCTGTCGCAGAACATCCAGCTGACCGTGCTCATCGCCGCCATGGTGATCGCCAGCATCCCGATGGTCGCGCTCTTCCTCGTCTTCCAGCGGCACATCATCGCCGGGATCAGCGCGGGCAGCACCAAGGGCTGA
- a CDS encoding carbohydrate ABC transporter permease, producing MTKTAERRPLRERAAVPPPPQPPRPAGQRRRRLAEQARAYAFLLGGLICFALFSWYPAIRAVVIAFQKYTPGQSPQWVGTANFTHVLHDPEFADAWRNTLVFTGLALLIGFAVPFVLALVLNELRHARAFFRVAVYLPVMIPPVVSALLWKWFYDPGAGLANEALRTLHLPTSNWTNGADTALVSLVLVATWANLGGTVLIYLAALQSIPGELYEAAELDGASLLQRVRHVTVPQTRFVILMLMLLQIIATMQVFTEPFVITGGGPENATVTVLYLIYKYAFLYNDFGGACALSVMLLVLLGLFSALYLRLTRSGSGQEDSQ from the coding sequence ATGACCAAGACGGCCGAGCGGCGGCCCCTGCGGGAGCGGGCCGCCGTCCCCCCGCCGCCACAGCCGCCCCGCCCCGCCGGGCAGCGGCGGCGCCGCCTCGCCGAACAGGCCCGCGCCTACGCCTTCCTGCTCGGCGGCCTGATCTGCTTCGCCCTGTTCTCCTGGTACCCGGCGATCCGCGCCGTCGTGATCGCCTTCCAGAAGTACACGCCCGGCCAGTCGCCCCAGTGGGTGGGCACCGCCAACTTCACCCACGTCCTGCACGACCCGGAGTTCGCCGACGCCTGGCGCAACACCCTCGTCTTCACCGGACTCGCCCTGCTGATCGGCTTCGCCGTCCCGTTCGTGCTGGCCCTCGTCCTCAACGAACTGCGGCACGCCCGCGCCTTCTTCCGGGTCGCCGTCTATCTGCCGGTGATGATCCCGCCGGTGGTCAGCGCCCTGCTGTGGAAGTGGTTCTACGACCCGGGCGCCGGCCTCGCCAACGAGGCGCTGCGCACCCTGCACCTGCCCACCTCGAACTGGACCAACGGCGCCGACACCGCCCTGGTCTCCCTGGTTCTGGTCGCCACCTGGGCCAACCTCGGCGGTACCGTCCTCATCTACCTGGCCGCCCTCCAGTCCATCCCCGGCGAGCTGTACGAGGCCGCCGAACTGGACGGCGCGAGCCTCCTCCAGCGCGTCCGCCACGTCACCGTCCCGCAGACGCGGTTCGTGATCCTGATGCTGATGCTCCTCCAGATCATCGCGACCATGCAGGTCTTCACCGAGCCGTTCGTCATCACCGGCGGCGGCCCCGAGAACGCCACCGTCACCGTGCTCTACCTCATCTACAAGTACGCCTTCCTCTACAACGACTTCGGCGGCGCCTGCGCGCTCAGCGTGATGCTGCTCGTGCTGCTCGGCCTGTTCTCCGCCCTGTACCTGCGGCTGACCCGCTCCGGCTCCGGCCAGGAGGATTCCCAATGA
- a CDS encoding LacI family DNA-binding transcriptional regulator, which translates to MTRRLAEVAKKVGVSEATVSRVLNGKPGVSAATRQAVLSALDVLGYERPTQLRGERARLVGLVLPELQNPIFPAFAEVIGGALAQLGLTPVLCTQTKGGVSEADYVELLLQQQVSGVVFAGGLYAQSDAPHDHYRLLADRNIPVVLVNARIEHLGFPGVSCDDAVAVEQAWRHLASLGHERIGLVLGPGDHVPSARKLAAARAIRPDLPEEFVARAIFSIEGGHAAAAKLIDRGVTGFICASDPLALGVVRAARRRGLDVPARISVVGYDDSALMNCTAPPLTTVRQPIESMGKAVVELLHARIGGSAVPADELLFEPELVVRGSTAQAPRP; encoded by the coding sequence ATGACGCGACGACTTGCGGAAGTGGCGAAGAAGGTCGGGGTCAGCGAGGCCACGGTCAGCCGGGTGCTCAACGGCAAACCGGGAGTCTCCGCGGCCACCCGGCAGGCGGTGCTGTCCGCGCTGGACGTGCTCGGCTACGAGCGGCCCACCCAGCTGCGCGGCGAGCGCGCGCGTCTGGTCGGGCTGGTCCTGCCCGAGCTGCAGAACCCCATCTTCCCGGCCTTCGCCGAGGTCATCGGCGGCGCCCTGGCCCAGCTGGGGCTCACGCCCGTGCTGTGCACCCAGACCAAGGGCGGGGTGTCGGAGGCCGACTACGTGGAACTGCTGCTCCAGCAGCAGGTCTCCGGCGTCGTCTTCGCCGGCGGTCTGTACGCCCAGTCGGACGCGCCGCACGACCACTACCGGCTGCTGGCCGACCGCAACATCCCGGTCGTGCTGGTCAACGCCCGCATCGAACACCTCGGGTTCCCGGGCGTGTCCTGCGACGACGCGGTGGCGGTGGAGCAGGCGTGGCGCCATCTGGCCTCCCTGGGGCACGAGCGGATCGGCCTCGTCCTCGGCCCAGGGGACCATGTGCCGTCCGCGCGCAAGCTCGCGGCGGCCCGCGCGATCCGCCCCGATCTGCCCGAGGAGTTCGTCGCCCGCGCCATCTTCTCCATCGAGGGCGGCCACGCGGCGGCGGCCAAGCTCATCGACCGCGGGGTCACCGGGTTCATCTGCGCCAGCGACCCGCTCGCCCTGGGTGTCGTACGGGCCGCCCGCCGCCGCGGACTCGACGTCCCCGCGCGGATCTCGGTCGTGGGGTACGACGACTCCGCCCTGATGAACTGCACCGCACCGCCGCTGACCACGGTCCGCCAGCCCATCGAGTCGATGGGCAAGGCGGTCGTGGAGCTGCTGCACGCCCGGATCGGGGGCAGCGCCGTACCGGCGGACGAGCTGCTGTTCGAACCGGAGCTGGTGGTCCGCGGCTCGACCGCCCAGGCACCCCGCCCCTGA
- a CDS encoding ABC transporter permease: MAATARTAAAPARDPLTRLAGALHRRPRLGLGLLLTAPLLWLCVLYLGSLAVLFVSAFWTTDSFTAAVVKVWSADNFHTLLTTPVYRQVTVRSIGVALAVTALCTVIALPLAFYTACVARPRLRPLLVVAVLTPLWASYLVKVYAWRLILSQGGLADWLLRPLGLSGPGFGLPAAVLTLTYLWLPYMVLPVHTALVRLPAGLLDASADLGARPWRTVRSVVLPLVLPSVAAGSVFTFSLSLGDYITVEIVGGKTQLIGNLVHSEIELDPPLAAALATVPVAVIVLYLLALRRTGALSGL; encoded by the coding sequence GTGGCCGCCACCGCGCGCACCGCCGCCGCACCGGCCCGCGATCCCCTCACGCGGCTCGCCGGGGCGCTGCACCGGCGCCCCCGGCTCGGACTCGGGCTGCTGCTCACCGCCCCGCTGCTCTGGCTCTGCGTGCTCTATCTCGGCTCGCTGGCCGTGCTGTTCGTCTCCGCCTTCTGGACGACGGACTCCTTCACCGCCGCGGTCGTCAAGGTCTGGTCGGCGGACAACTTCCACACCCTGCTGACGACACCGGTCTACCGCCAGGTGACGGTCCGCAGCATCGGTGTGGCGCTCGCCGTCACCGCCCTGTGCACGGTGATCGCCCTTCCGCTGGCCTTCTACACCGCGTGTGTCGCCCGGCCGCGGCTGCGTCCGCTGCTCGTGGTGGCCGTCCTCACCCCGCTGTGGGCGAGCTATCTGGTCAAGGTGTACGCCTGGCGGCTCATCCTGTCCCAGGGCGGCCTCGCCGACTGGCTGCTGCGGCCGCTGGGGCTGAGCGGACCCGGGTTCGGGCTGCCGGCGGCGGTGCTGACCCTGACGTACCTGTGGCTGCCGTACATGGTCCTGCCGGTGCACACCGCCCTGGTGCGGCTGCCCGCGGGGCTGCTGGACGCCTCGGCCGACCTCGGTGCCCGGCCCTGGCGCACCGTCCGCTCGGTGGTGCTGCCCCTCGTGCTGCCGTCGGTCGCCGCCGGCTCGGTGTTCACCTTCTCGCTCAGCCTCGGCGACTACATCACCGTGGAGATCGTCGGCGGCAAGACCCAGCTGATCGGCAACCTCGTCCACTCCGAGATCGAACTCGACCCGCCGCTGGCCGCCGCCCTCGCCACCGTGCCCGTCGCCGTCATCGTCCTCTATCTGCTGGCGCTGCGCCGCACGGGCGCGCTCAGCGGGCTCTGA
- a CDS encoding ABC transporter substrate-binding protein, with protein MRSTGFRHAVAAIGVCSLALAATACGSDDDASANGKTRITVNCQPPKSARTDRTFFDEDVASFEKQNPDIDVVAHDAFPCEDPKTFDAKLAGGQMEDVFYTYFTDVRHVVATGQAADLTPYVKELKSYPTLSKQLRDIYTVDGKVYGIPRTGYSMGLIYNRKLFEKAGLDPDKPPTTWAEVRADAKRIAALGGGTVGYADYSAQNQGGWHFTAELYSQGGDVVSADGKKASVDTPAGHAVLQNLHDMRWTDDSMGSKQLLVINDAQQMMGSGKLGMYLSAPDNIPILVKEKGGNYKDLALAPMPGGQGTLVGGDGYMFSKKDTPAQIRAGLKWLDHMFLTPGKGFLGDYARAKKHDAPVGLPEPRLFTGAADATDQQVKKANANVPVENYRSFLDGNQSLTLKVEPPSAQQIYSVLDGVVSAVLTKKDADIDQLLKDASGKIDGILERS; from the coding sequence ATGAGAAGCACCGGGTTCCGCCATGCCGTCGCCGCGATCGGCGTCTGCTCCCTCGCCCTCGCCGCGACGGCGTGCGGCTCCGACGACGACGCGTCCGCGAACGGCAAGACCCGCATCACGGTCAACTGCCAGCCGCCCAAGAGCGCCAGGACCGACCGGACGTTCTTCGACGAGGACGTGGCGTCCTTCGAGAAGCAGAACCCGGACATCGACGTCGTCGCGCACGACGCGTTCCCCTGCGAGGACCCCAAGACGTTCGACGCGAAACTGGCCGGCGGCCAGATGGAGGACGTCTTCTACACCTACTTCACCGACGTCCGCCATGTGGTCGCCACCGGCCAGGCCGCCGACCTCACCCCGTACGTCAAGGAGCTCAAGAGCTACCCCACCCTCAGCAAGCAGCTGCGCGACATCTACACCGTCGACGGCAAGGTCTACGGCATCCCGCGCACCGGCTACTCGATGGGCCTGATCTACAACAGGAAGCTCTTCGAGAAGGCCGGACTCGACCCCGACAAGCCGCCCACGACCTGGGCGGAGGTCCGCGCCGACGCCAAGCGGATCGCCGCGCTCGGCGGCGGCACCGTCGGCTACGCCGACTACAGCGCCCAGAACCAGGGCGGCTGGCACTTCACCGCCGAGCTGTACTCCCAGGGCGGCGACGTCGTCAGCGCCGACGGCAAGAAGGCCAGTGTCGACACCCCCGCGGGCCATGCCGTCCTCCAGAACCTGCACGACATGCGCTGGACCGACGACTCCATGGGCAGCAAGCAGCTCCTCGTCATCAACGACGCCCAGCAGATGATGGGTTCGGGCAAGCTCGGCATGTACCTCTCCGCCCCCGACAACATCCCGATCCTGGTCAAGGAGAAGGGCGGCAACTACAAGGACCTCGCCCTCGCCCCGATGCCCGGCGGGCAGGGCACCCTCGTCGGCGGCGACGGTTACATGTTCAGCAAGAAGGACACACCCGCCCAGATCCGGGCCGGCCTGAAGTGGCTCGACCACATGTTCCTCACCCCCGGCAAGGGCTTCCTCGGCGACTACGCCCGCGCCAAGAAGCACGACGCCCCGGTCGGCCTGCCCGAGCCCCGCCTGTTCACCGGCGCCGCCGACGCCACCGACCAGCAGGTCAAGAAGGCCAACGCCAATGTGCCGGTGGAGAACTACCGCTCCTTCCTGGACGGCAACCAGAGCCTCACGCTGAAGGTGGAACCGCCCAGCGCCCAGCAGATCTACTCCGTGCTGGACGGCGTGGTCTCCGCCGTGCTCACCAAGAAGGACGCCGACATCGACCAGCTCCTGAAGGACGCCTCGGGCAAGATCGACGGCATCCTGGAGCGGAGCTGA
- a CDS encoding ABC transporter permease — protein sequence MYLSRRARIALRAAACAGFALLYVPLLLVLVNSLNPDRSASWPPPGLTTRWWAAAWHSSGARHALWVSVRAGLGATAIALVLGTLIAFAVARHRFFGSGALSFAVVLPIALPGIVTGIALNSAFSTVLAPLGIGLGLFTVVVGHATFCVVVVFNNVVARLRRTSGSCEEAAADLGAHPLRAFADVTFPLIRSALLAGALLSFALSFDEIVVTTFTAGPGVETLPVWIYGNMTRPRQAPVVNVVAAVLVLLSVVPIHLAQRLSSDTATTSRV from the coding sequence TTGTACCTCTCCCGCCGGGCGCGCATCGCGCTGCGCGCCGCCGCCTGCGCGGGCTTCGCGCTGCTGTACGTCCCGCTGCTGCTGGTCCTCGTCAACTCCCTCAACCCCGACCGCAGCGCGAGCTGGCCGCCGCCGGGGCTGACCACCCGCTGGTGGGCGGCGGCCTGGCACAGCTCGGGGGCCCGTCACGCGCTGTGGGTGTCGGTACGGGCCGGGCTGGGGGCCACCGCGATCGCCCTGGTCCTCGGCACGCTCATCGCCTTCGCCGTGGCCCGCCACCGCTTCTTCGGCAGCGGCGCCCTGTCCTTCGCCGTCGTGCTGCCCATCGCGCTGCCCGGCATCGTCACCGGCATCGCCCTCAACTCCGCGTTCTCCACGGTCCTCGCGCCGCTCGGGATCGGCCTCGGCCTGTTCACCGTGGTCGTCGGGCACGCCACCTTCTGCGTCGTCGTGGTCTTCAACAACGTGGTGGCCCGGCTGCGGCGCACCTCGGGCTCCTGCGAGGAGGCGGCGGCGGACCTGGGCGCCCACCCCCTGCGCGCCTTCGCCGACGTCACCTTCCCGCTGATCCGCTCCGCGCTGCTGGCGGGCGCGCTGCTGTCCTTCGCGCTGTCCTTCGACGAGATCGTGGTGACCACCTTCACCGCCGGACCCGGGGTCGAGACCCTGCCCGTCTGGATCTACGGCAACATGACCAGACCGCGCCAGGCGCCCGTGGTGAACGTCGTGGCGGCCGTCCTGGTGCTGCTCTCCGTCGTCCCGATCCACCTCGCCCAGCGGCTGTCGTCCGACACGGCGACCACGAGCCGCGTGTAG